TGCATAATAAAATCTTAAACAATCGCATATCGCTTCTCCTCCTATTTCGTTGTAAAATATTTGCTTAGCGCTTCGAGTGTTTTTGAATCAATGGTTCCATTGCCAGATAAACCTTTGGCAGATTGAAAATCCATTATTGCCTTCTTTGTCTTCGATCCTATCTTCCCGTCAATAGGTCCCGGATCAAACCCAGAATTCTTCAGTGCCTGCTGGAGTTCCTTTGTGCCTTCTAACGTCGATGAATAATACCCCAGAGAATCGCTCTTTTTATTGACCTTCGCTCTTGTCTTAATTATATTCTTATAACTACCTAACTTTTTCCATGTCTCTGTACCGATAAATCCTGTTATCTTTAAACCATTATCCCTCTGGAAATTTTTAATAGCCTTTCTGGTATCACGCTGCATTTTTCCGTCAATCGGCCCGGGATTAAATCCCGCGTTCATTAAGTAGCCCTGCGCCTCTTTAATCCTGTGGTTATATCCGTCTAAGAATCCAAAAATCTCTTTTTCTTCCTTAGCCTCTTTCTGGTGGCCAAAGCTAACGAAAGTACAACCGGGAAATAAAAATACCGTGATTAATACGCTTAGAATACATGTGGAAATGTCTTTAAAAATTCTTCTCTTAATCATCTTTCTTCACCTCCACTTGCCCACCTCCTAAAACTTTGTTTATCTTGCTTATCAATATATCTATCCCTTGTGACTTATCATAGTAATCTGCGGCTTCCGCAATAAGGCGTTCCTGTTCATCTAAAGGATAAACGCTTGTTACGATTACTTTGACCCTTTTATGAAATAACTGCATAACTTCGTATAATATACTGCCGTCGACTTCTGGCATCTTGATATCAAGCAAAACAAGGTCTACTTTTTCCCTGACCAGCGCTTCGCTTGCCTCCATGGCATTAGATCTCTCGATAACTTCAAACCCTTCCCCTATTAATAATCCACTGTAAATTTTTCTTATTTTCTTTTCGTCATCAACTATAAGTATTTTTTTCATGGTTTCCTCCTGGTAAAAATTCTTCTTTCTATCAGCCAAAGTATAGCAAATTGAAGATTAAAAGAAGATTAAAAGAAGATTAAAATTTTCTAACCTAGGTCGAGCAATATGAGGAAATTATTGCTGCGAAAGGGGGATTGTTACGATAAAACTTGAGCCTTTATTGAGCTGGCTTGTTACATGGATATCGCCATGATGCATCTTGACTATAGATTGAACTATGCTTAAACCAAGTCCGGAACCATATTCTATATTTTTGTCTATCCTGTCTACGCGGTAAAACCTATTAAATATCTTTGATATGTCCTCATCCGGTATTCCGATTCCTGTATCTGAAATAGAAACTATGGTTTTTCTGTCTCTCTTTTTTAATGTAATATCTATTTTACCATTTTTAGACGTAAATTTTATAGCATTATCTATAAGGTTAAAAAATAATCTTCTTAAGTGGGACCTTTCGCCGTTGATACTACACTGATCATCCGAAATATCCAGTGTAACTGTAATATCTTTCTGAGAAGCCAATACCTTGCTCTGTTCGTATATATCTTTCAATAATTCAACTAAATCAAACCTTTTGAATTTTAAAACCTCATGTCTGTAGTCTAATCTCGTCAATAAAAGCAGGTCATTGATAATCTTTAACATCCTTTCGACCTCTTCTAAATTCACCTTATTCAGTCTCTTGTATTCTTCGATATTCCTTTCCTTTCTCATACTAACTTCGGTTTCACCCTTTATTATGGCAAGAGGGGTCTTCAATTCATGTGCGACATGAGAACTGAATTCAGCTATATATTTAAAAGACTCTTCCAGGCGTGATATCATATCGTTAAATGCGTCGACTAAGTATTTCATTTCTTCATCCACGTGCTCTGCCTTGACCCTTATGCTCAAGTCTTCATGGGTGATATT
This sequence is a window from Candidatus Omnitrophota bacterium. Protein-coding genes within it:
- a CDS encoding peptidoglycan-binding protein, yielding MIKRRIFKDISTCILSVLITVFLFPGCTFVSFGHQKEAKEEKEIFGFLDGYNHRIKEAQGYLMNAGFNPGPIDGKMQRDTRKAIKNFQRDNGLKITGFIGTETWKKLGSYKNIIKTRAKVNKKSDSLGYYSSTLEGTKELQQALKNSGFDPGPIDGKIGSKTKKAIMDFQSAKGLSGNGTIDSKTLEALSKYFTTK
- a CDS encoding response regulator, translating into MKKILIVDDEKKIRKIYSGLLIGEGFEVIERSNAMEASEALVREKVDLVLLDIKMPEVDGSILYEVMQLFHKRVKVIVTSVYPLDEQERLIAEAADYYDKSQGIDILISKINKVLGGGQVEVKKDD
- a CDS encoding GHKL domain-containing protein encodes the protein MIKFNSVRFKISVLYTAILGLILVVYSAFLYLSLYYTLYDEIDNELNIKASEMASTISSYLYVLDYSQGSFIFAVKRVIRLEGEHPEQDKIHDLEQLWLKMVDKFDLKEDYINFLDSKGRPIVCSGKELTPFNIKPTQENKTLFKTIRYEKRNLRLINLPVSFKGGGYYIIQIATSLKPVIHLLQLRLSHIVISIPIILLFASFFGRLFARRILDPVVEITKIATNITHEDLSIRVKAEHVDEEMKYLVDAFNDMISRLEESFKYIAEFSSHVAHELKTPLAIIKGETEVSMRKERNIEEYKRLNKVNLEEVERMLKIINDLLLLTRLDYRHEVLKFKRFDLVELLKDIYEQSKVLASQKDITVTLDISDDQCSINGERSHLRRLFFNLIDNAIKFTSKNGKIDITLKKRDRKTIVSISDTGIGIPDEDISKIFNRFYRVDRIDKNIEYGSGLGLSIVQSIVKMHHGDIHVTSQLNKGSSFIVTIPLSQQ